The following proteins come from a genomic window of Triticum aestivum cultivar Chinese Spring chromosome 6A, IWGSC CS RefSeq v2.1, whole genome shotgun sequence:
- the LOC123128620 gene encoding uncharacterized protein, with protein sequence MSIALKSGPGLAGGGGGARFGRAARCGAYASPPASGGRGGSSGGRDSDSPAAAAQWEWDGEEVEGGDGEVQSNYKGPFDTMDALNEALPFRKGVSKFYNGKSGSFAKPPVAVIPSPPPVKGLPKPETPSPRKRKGLLPFSFKWGKAQSKEVYPEDDVADSPTTCRRMTLSPAATSSSGSNSGSDDEAQKLPSRRSHRKPGNAMGAYASPPAPRPPELLFPAHTRSQSMLELQDVSESTAMVSPRDKRRKN encoded by the exons ATGTCGATCGCGCTGAAGAGCGGGCCCgggctggccggcggcggcgggggcgcccGGTTCGGCCGCGCCGCGCGCTGCGGCGCCTacgcctcgccgccggcctcggGCGGGCGCGGCGGCTCGTCGGGGGGGCGGGACAGCGACAGCCCGGCCGCGGCGGCGCAGTGGGAGTGGGACGGcgaggaggtcgagggcggcgacggcgaggtgcagaGCAACTACAAGGGGCCCTTCGACACCATGGACGCGCTCAACGAGGCCCTGCCCTTCAG GAAAGGGGTATCCAAGTTCTACAATGGCAAGTCCGGATCTTTCGCAAAGCCTCCAGTTGCTGTGATCCCATCTCCCCCACCGGTGAAGGGCCTTCCGAAGCCAGAAACCCCATCCCCCAGGAAGCGCAAAGGTCTTCTCCCGTTCAGTTTCAAGTGGGGCAAAGCACAGAGCAAAGAGGTGTACCCTGAAGATGATGTAGCGGACAGCCCCACGACTTGCAGGAGGATGACATTGTCTCCGGCCGCCACAAGCAGCTCAGGTAGCAACAGCGGCAGCGATGATGAAGCTCAGAAGCTGCCTTCCCGGCGCTCGCACAGGAAGCCTGGCAACGCCATGGGCGCCTATGCTTCCCCACCTGCTCCTCGTCCACCGGAGCTGCTGTTCCCAGCCCACACAAGATCTCAGTCGATGCTTGAGCTGCAGGACGTATCGGAGTCGACCGCCATGGTCTCCCCCAGGGACAAGCGCAGGAAGAACTAG
- the LOC123131090 gene encoding xyloglucan endotransglucosylase/hydrolase protein 24 yields the protein MASSLPSSSCWHSMVLVAMLVVVVVDQMAMAYMYDDIEIVWGDDHSFFYMDDAGDDEILALCLDQTHGSGFHSKEAYLYARFDVDLMLVPDNSAGTVTTLYLMPEDVPWDYHDEVDLEFLGNVTGEPYTLHTNIFANGVGNREEQFRLWFDPAAGFHTYSIDWNPKRITILVDGVPIRSFRNKEEHGVPFPTWQKMRLHGSLWNADDWATQGGRVKTDWSEAPFFAHYRNLRVSWCRPPPGVAWCGDEPPGSTWFDRGLDAAALRRARDAHMIYDYCKDVQRYRWSGLPKECVVE from the exons ATGGCGTCGTCGTTGCCGTCTTCTTCTTGTTGGCATTCCATGGTGTTGGTGGCCatgttggtggtggtggtcgtggatcAGATGGCCATGGCGTACATGTACGACGACATCGAGATCGTGTGGGGCGACGACCACAGCTTCTTCTACatggacgacgccggcgacgacgagaTCCTCGCGCTCTGCCTCGACCAGACCCACGGCTCGGGGTTCCACTCCAAGGAGGCGTACCTCTACGCCCGCTTCGACGTCGACCTCATGCTCGTCCCCGACAACTCCGCCGGCACGGTCACCACGCTATAC CTGATGCCGGAGGACGTGCCGTGGGATTACCACGACGAGGTGGACCTGGAGTTCCTGGGCAACGTCACCGGCGAGCCCTACACGCTCCACACCAACATCTTCGCCAACGGCGTGGGCAACCGCGAGGAGCAGTTCCGCCTCTGGTTCGACCCCGCCGCCGGCTTCCACACCTACTCCATCGACTGGAACCCCAAGCGCATCACGATCCTGGTGGACGGCGTGCCGATCCGGAGCTTCAGGAACAAGGAGGAGCACGGGGTGCCGTTCCCGACGTGGCAGAAGATGCGGCTGCACGGGAGCCTCTGGAACGCCGACGACTGGGCGACGCAGGGGGGCCGCGTCAAGACAGACTGGTCGGAGGCGCCATTCTTCGCCCACTACCGCAACCTCCGCGTGTCCTGGTGCCGGCCGCCGCCGGGGGTGGCGTGGTGCGGCGACGAGCCGCCGGGGTCGACGTGGTTCGACCGGGGCCTCGACGCGGCGGCGCTGCGGCGGGCGCGCGACGCCCACATGATCTACGACTACTGCAAGGACGTCCAGCGGTACAGGTGGTCGGGGCTCCCCAAGGAATGCGTCGtggagtag